CGGTCTTTACAGGGTATTTCACTTTGGTTACGCTTCACTTGGGAGCGCTCACAGGTAACGCAAGGAAAGTTTCTTGAATTGCCGTGGAATACGACTTCCGGTTCGTGCTTCGATGAGGAGGCAGCCGTGCGAGACGGCGTATTACGAACCCCGACGTCACTGGCGGGTGTGTTGGCGATCACCGCCACCACCCTGGCGGGGGCGGCGGGCGGACAGGCGGGTAGCTCCCGACCTGTGCCCGCCCCCCGCCAGGCCGACACCCGTCCAGCGCGACGTCTCGACGCACTCTCGCCAGCCCGCCCCGCCGACTCGGAGAGCTCACCATGGGGTATCGACTGCGGTACGAGATTCCGTCCGGACCGGCCGATCGTCGGCCGAGTAGACACTCGCCACCCGCATGGATGGTGTTCGGATCGTCCGATCTGGACGGCGCGATGCTCTACCGCATCGACGCGGCACCGTTCGCGATCGATGGCCGTGACTTACCCGGAGCCGACCTGCGGCTCGGAGTTCGGCGGCAGGTTCGCAACGGTGCACGGCGACGAATCGGGGCGCTGCTCGACAGGATCGTGCGCACCGGCTCGGGCGCTGTCTCGGCGTCCCGAGCAGGCAGGCAGTCGGATCCGTCCGCGTCACAGCCTGCGAGGTCGCAGACTCCGCTTGTCACGCAGCCGTAGCCCGCGCAGCCGCTCACGAGGACGTGACCAACCGACCGAGCAGATCCGCAGCCTCAACTGATCCGGGCTACTCCGGCCCGACCAAGCCCCGGTGCGGGACGCGACCGCGCTCCCAATGGCGTCCCGCACCGGCCCCTGCCATACCCAGCCAGCGGAGGTGATGCCGCTTTCGTTGCGAGAACACTGTCCGTCCCGGCTTCCAGACACGCGGACAGCGGCGGCCCGGTGAACGAGCTTCGCGGTTCGTTCACCGGGTCCGACCAGCACTGTGTCTCGCGAGTTCGGCTTCTCGAAACCCCAGCGCAGAGACGAGGAACCATGAGATCCGAAAGGTTGACGCGGTGGCCGACTCGGTCGCCGGTGCCGGTAGCCGCTGCGGCGGTGCTGCTGGCCGCAGTGATCGTGCCGATAACGGCGTCCCCCGGTGCAGCCGAGAACGCGGAGCCCACCGGCTCCGCCGCCGAGTCCGGCGCGCTGCGCACGCCGAGCGCGATGCAGGCCGATTACGAGACGGCCTTCCTCGAGCAGTACGACAAGATCAAGGACCCGGCCAGCGGATACTTCCGCGACATCGACGGCCTCCTCGTGCCCTACCACTCGGTTGAGACGTTGATCGTCGAAGCCCCCGACCACGGGCATCAGACCACCTCGGAGGCCTACAGCTACTACCTCTGGTTGGAGGCGGCCTACGGGCGCATCACCGAGGACTGGGAGCCGTTCAATCAGGCCTGGGAGTCGTTGGAGACCTTCATCGTCCCCGGCACCGAGGACCAGCCGACCAACGCGTCCTACGACGCGAGTGCGCCCGCCACCTACGCGGGAGAGTCGACGACGCCCACCGACTATCCCTCCCCGCTGCTGCCGGACGTCCCCGTCGGTGAGGACCCGCTGGCCGACGAGCTGACCTCGACCTACGGCGACTCCGATGTGTACGGCATGGCGTGGTTGCTCGATGTGGACAACGTCTACGGCTTCGGTTTCTGCGGCGACGGCAGCAGTGACGAGCCCGTCTTCATGAACTCCTACCAGCGCGGTTCCAACGAATCGGTCTGGGAGACGGTGCCGCATCCGTCCTGCGAGACCTTCGACTTCGGCGGCGAGAACGGCTACCTGGATCTCTTCACCGACGATCAGCAGTACTCCCAGCAGTGGCGGTACACCGCCGCGCCCGACGCGGACGCGCGGGTCGTCCAGGTCGCCTACCTCGCCAAGACCTGGGCCGAGGCCCAAGGCCAGGGCGACGCGATCGCCGACACGATCTCCGACGCGGTGAAGATGGGCGACTACCTGCGGTACGCCATGTACGACAAGTACTTCAAGGAGATCGGCGACTGCACCGACCCGACGACCTGCGCGGCGGGCACCGGCAAGAACAGCGCCCACTACCTGCTGTCCTGGTACTACTCCTGGGGTGGCGCGATGGCCAGCGCCGAGTACCCGTGGGCGTTCCGCATCGGTGGTTCCGGCGTCCACCAGGGCTACCAGAACCCGATGGCGGCCTGGGCACTGTCCGAGGTGTCGGGGATGGCGCCGCAATCCCCGACCGCGCAGGAGGACTGGGCGCAGAGCCTGGACCGGCAGCTCGAGTTCATCCAGTGGCTGCAGGCCCCCGAGGGCGGCATCGCCGGTGGCGCCACGAACAACTGGGAGGGTCGCTACGCCGAGCCGCCCGCCGACAGCCCCACCTTCTACGGCTTGTACTACGACTGGCAGCCGGTCTGGAACGACCCGCCGAGCAACCAGTGGTTCGGTTTCCAGGCCTGGGGCATGGAACGCATCGCGCAGCTGTACGACGTCACCGGTGACGAGCGCGCAGGCGAGATCGTGTCGGCCTGGGTCGACTGGGCCATCGCCAACACCGAGATCGGCGCGGACGGCAGCTTCGCCGTTCCCTCCAACCTCTCCTGGAGCGGCCAGCCCGACGACTGGAACCCGGACAACCCCGGTGACAACGCCGGATTGAGTGTCCAGGTCGTCGACCACACCCAGGACGTCGGAGTCACCGCCTCGTACGTCAAGACCCTGCTGCACTACGCGGCCGAGTCCGGCGACGCCGACGCTCGCGCCACCGGTGAAGCACTGCTCGACGCCCTACTGGCCAACGAGACCGACATCGGTATCGCGATCCCGGAGGCCAGGCAGGACTACGAGCGCTTCGACGACACCTACGACGCGAGCACCGACCAGGGGCTCTACATCCCCGAGGGCTGGACGGGCACCATGCCCAACGGCGACGTGATCGACTCCGACTCGTCGTTCGCCTCGATCCGCTCCTTCTACGAGCAGGACCCCGACTGGCCGCAGGTACAGGCCTACCTGGACGGCGGTCCGGCCCCGACCTTCACCTACCACCGATTCTGGGCCCAAGCGGAGATCGCCACGGCCTTCGCCCTGCACACCGAGTTGTTCGGCGCGGCCGAATGATTCGAGGGTGACGAGCTTCGGGACGGCCGACGGGTGACGGCCGAACTGAGGGAAGGACCGGCCCCACACACCGCGCCGTGTGTGGGGCCGGCTCCTGGCTCGGCGGCGGCCCTCAGTCGGTCGTCGGCTCGGCGGCGGCCCGGCCGGGGGAATCGGCATGCCGATCCTGGGCGCGGCGGCGCAGCGCC
This Actinoalloteichus hymeniacidonis DNA region includes the following protein-coding sequences:
- a CDS encoding glycoside hydrolase family 48 protein, translating into MRSERLTRWPTRSPVPVAAAAVLLAAVIVPITASPGAAENAEPTGSAAESGALRTPSAMQADYETAFLEQYDKIKDPASGYFRDIDGLLVPYHSVETLIVEAPDHGHQTTSEAYSYYLWLEAAYGRITEDWEPFNQAWESLETFIVPGTEDQPTNASYDASAPATYAGESTTPTDYPSPLLPDVPVGEDPLADELTSTYGDSDVYGMAWLLDVDNVYGFGFCGDGSSDEPVFMNSYQRGSNESVWETVPHPSCETFDFGGENGYLDLFTDDQQYSQQWRYTAAPDADARVVQVAYLAKTWAEAQGQGDAIADTISDAVKMGDYLRYAMYDKYFKEIGDCTDPTTCAAGTGKNSAHYLLSWYYSWGGAMASAEYPWAFRIGGSGVHQGYQNPMAAWALSEVSGMAPQSPTAQEDWAQSLDRQLEFIQWLQAPEGGIAGGATNNWEGRYAEPPADSPTFYGLYYDWQPVWNDPPSNQWFGFQAWGMERIAQLYDVTGDERAGEIVSAWVDWAIANTEIGADGSFAVPSNLSWSGQPDDWNPDNPGDNAGLSVQVVDHTQDVGVTASYVKTLLHYAAESGDADARATGEALLDALLANETDIGIAIPEARQDYERFDDTYDASTDQGLYIPEGWTGTMPNGDVIDSDSSFASIRSFYEQDPDWPQVQAYLDGGPAPTFTYHRFWAQAEIATAFALHTELFGAAE